One part of the Xylanimonas allomyrinae genome encodes these proteins:
- a CDS encoding glycine--tRNA ligase: MAAAQSATARLDAVVSLAKRRGFVFPSGEIYGGTRSAWDYGPLGVELKENIKRQWWKAMTRRDDVVGLDSSVILPRQVWVASGHVGVFTDPLTECLSCHKRFRVDQMQEAVAEKKGLDNPDEVALDTIACPNCGTRGQWTEPRDFNMMLKTYLGPVEDESGLHYLRPETAQGIFVNFQNVAAASRSKPPFGIAQIGKSFRNEITPGNFIFRTREFEQMEMEFFVVPGTDAEWHQYWIDQRTAWYTGLGIDPENLRQYEHPQEKLSHYSTRTVDIEYRFGFQGSEWGELEGIANRTDFDLKTHSEHSGKDLMYRDPVTNEKYYPYVIEPAAGLTRSLMAFLIEAYDEDEAPNTKGGVDKRTVLHLDPRLAPVKAAVLPLSKSADLLPVSEKLAAELRQHWNVDYDVTQAIGKRYRRQDEIGTPFCVTVDFDTLEDQAVTVRHRDTMTQERIALDKVASYLATHLLGA, encoded by the coding sequence GTGGCCGCTGCGCAGTCCGCTACCGCCCGTCTCGACGCCGTCGTCTCCCTCGCCAAGCGCCGGGGCTTCGTGTTCCCCTCGGGCGAGATCTACGGAGGCACGCGCTCCGCGTGGGACTACGGACCCCTCGGCGTCGAGCTCAAGGAGAACATCAAGCGGCAGTGGTGGAAGGCCATGACGCGGCGCGACGACGTCGTCGGCCTCGACTCCTCGGTGATCCTGCCGCGCCAGGTGTGGGTCGCCTCGGGCCACGTCGGCGTGTTCACCGACCCGCTGACCGAGTGCCTCTCGTGCCACAAGCGCTTCCGCGTCGACCAGATGCAGGAGGCCGTCGCCGAGAAGAAGGGTCTGGACAACCCGGACGAGGTGGCACTCGACACGATCGCGTGCCCCAACTGCGGCACGCGCGGCCAGTGGACCGAGCCGCGCGACTTCAACATGATGCTCAAGACGTACCTCGGCCCCGTCGAGGACGAGTCCGGGCTGCACTACCTGCGCCCCGAGACCGCGCAGGGCATCTTCGTCAACTTCCAGAACGTGGCCGCGGCCTCGCGCAGCAAGCCGCCGTTCGGCATCGCGCAGATCGGCAAGTCGTTCCGCAACGAGATCACGCCCGGCAACTTCATCTTCCGCACGCGCGAGTTCGAGCAGATGGAGATGGAGTTCTTCGTGGTGCCCGGCACCGACGCCGAGTGGCACCAGTACTGGATCGACCAGCGGACCGCCTGGTACACGGGCCTGGGCATCGACCCCGAGAACCTGCGGCAGTACGAGCACCCGCAGGAGAAGCTGTCGCACTACTCGACCCGGACGGTCGACATCGAGTACCGGTTCGGCTTCCAGGGCTCGGAGTGGGGTGAGCTCGAAGGCATCGCCAACCGCACCGACTTCGACCTCAAGACGCACTCGGAGCACAGCGGCAAGGACCTGATGTACCGCGACCCGGTGACGAACGAGAAGTACTACCCGTACGTCATCGAGCCGGCCGCGGGTCTCACCCGCAGCCTCATGGCCTTCCTCATCGAGGCGTACGACGAGGACGAGGCGCCCAACACCAAGGGCGGTGTCGACAAGCGCACCGTGCTGCACCTCGACCCGCGCCTGGCCCCGGTCAAGGCCGCGGTGCTGCCGCTGTCCAAGTCGGCCGACCTCCTGCCGGTGTCGGAGAAGCTCGCTGCCGAGCTGCGCCAGCACTGGAACGTCGATTACGACGTCACGCAGGCCATCGGCAAGCGCTACCGCCGCCAGGACGAGATCGGCACCCCGTTCTGCGTCACGGTCGACTTCGACACCCTGGAGGACCAGGCCGTCACGGTGCGCCACCGCGACACGATGACCCAGGAGCGCATCGCCCTCGACAAGGTCGCCTCCTACCTGGCGACCCACCTGCTGGGCGCCTGA
- a CDS encoding ABC transporter ATP-binding protein encodes MSTSPAPAAALPTARASARASAAPAVELRGLVKEFRSPSGSVRAVDGLDLRIERGEVVAFLGPNGAGKTTTIDMVLGLAAPTSGTVAVLGGTPEAAVAAGRVAAVMQTGGLLRDLTVGETVGLTGALFGRDVDPAAYLARAGIADLADRLVAKCSGGQQQRLRFAMALVPDPDLLVLDEPTTGMDVEGRREFWAAIRADAAGGRTVVFATHYLDEADAYADRVVMVSHGRVVADGTAAEVKALASGRVVSAEIDDDATRAHAVGALRRLGAVESVEERGVRLIVHTADSDAVARHLLTATPARDVEITSRNLEDAFVALTTEASAR; translated from the coding sequence ATGAGCACATCGCCTGCACCCGCTGCCGCCCTACCGACTGCCAGGGCGTCTGCCAGGGCGTCTGCCGCACCGGCGGTCGAGCTGCGCGGGCTCGTCAAGGAGTTCCGCAGCCCGTCCGGGTCGGTGCGTGCCGTCGACGGGCTGGACCTGCGCATCGAGCGTGGCGAGGTCGTCGCCTTCCTGGGCCCGAACGGGGCGGGAAAGACCACGACCATCGACATGGTCCTCGGCCTGGCCGCACCCACGTCGGGCACCGTGGCGGTGCTCGGCGGGACGCCCGAGGCGGCCGTGGCCGCAGGCCGGGTGGCCGCCGTCATGCAGACTGGCGGCCTGCTGCGCGACCTCACCGTCGGCGAGACCGTGGGCCTCACGGGCGCACTGTTCGGCAGGGACGTCGACCCCGCCGCCTACCTCGCCCGCGCCGGCATCGCCGACCTCGCCGATCGCCTGGTCGCCAAGTGCTCCGGCGGCCAGCAGCAGCGCCTGCGGTTCGCCATGGCTCTGGTGCCCGACCCCGACCTGCTCGTCCTCGACGAGCCGACCACCGGCATGGACGTCGAGGGGCGACGCGAGTTCTGGGCCGCCATCCGCGCCGACGCCGCCGGCGGCCGCACCGTCGTCTTCGCCACGCACTACCTCGACGAGGCCGACGCCTACGCCGATCGCGTCGTCATGGTCAGCCACGGGCGCGTCGTCGCCGACGGGACGGCCGCCGAGGTCAAGGCGCTCGCCTCGGGCCGCGTCGTCTCCGCCGAGATCGACGACGACGCGACCCGCGCCCACGCCGTCGGCGCCCTGCGGCGCCTCGGCGCCGTCGAGTCGGTCGAGGAGCGGGGCGTGCGCCTCATCGTCCACACGGCGGACTCGGATGCCGTCGCACGCCACCTGCTGACCGCCACCCCGGCCCGGGACGTCGAGATCACCTCCCGCAACCTCGAGGACGCGTTCGTCGCCCTCACGACCGAAGCGAGCGCACGATGA
- a CDS encoding sensor histidine kinase, whose product MTTAPVPHDAAARPGGHARPGEGGSTPGWRTALVRDQRPAALGRAPGWRRFGPLLGLVWVVFLAEPLTTALAAEPPALRVLGVIGVAGVAAVYGFSVYALRFQDAPARVVVTVLAVQTAFVALTSLAAHQHGMVGLVFVGVTSVFLVRRRTALVVLAVIVVVLLVVPRLVPGWESEDSTALSAVLAGLAVFAFTQLVARNRQLFVAQEEVATLAAAHERERLARDVHDVVGHSLTVVSVKAELAARLLREDPDRAAAELADIQRLTRSALADVRSMVTGARPVTLPGELAAARAAFDAAGIEAALPGTVDTVPPARQELFAWALREATTNVLRHSLARRVVVALGQDSIIVDDDGRGPDAGALADGSGLRGLGERSRAAGATLSAGRGPLGGFRIAVRFGSAQTDGRIAP is encoded by the coding sequence GTGACCACAGCCCCCGTGCCGCACGACGCCGCAGCCCGGCCCGGCGGGCACGCACGGCCCGGCGAGGGCGGCAGCACGCCGGGGTGGCGTACCGCACTCGTGCGCGACCAGCGGCCGGCGGCGCTCGGCCGGGCGCCGGGCTGGCGCCGGTTCGGACCGCTGCTCGGGCTCGTCTGGGTCGTGTTCCTCGCCGAGCCGCTCACCACCGCGCTCGCCGCGGAACCGCCCGCCCTGCGGGTCCTCGGAGTGATCGGAGTGGCCGGGGTCGCCGCGGTCTACGGGTTCTCGGTCTACGCCCTGCGCTTCCAGGACGCCCCGGCCCGCGTCGTGGTCACGGTGCTGGCGGTCCAGACCGCGTTCGTCGCCCTCACGTCGCTCGCGGCCCACCAGCACGGCATGGTCGGTCTCGTCTTCGTGGGCGTGACCTCCGTGTTCCTCGTGCGCCGACGCACCGCGCTCGTCGTGCTCGCCGTGATCGTCGTCGTCCTGCTGGTCGTGCCCCGGCTGGTGCCCGGGTGGGAGAGCGAGGACTCCACGGCGTTGTCCGCGGTGCTGGCCGGACTGGCCGTCTTCGCGTTCACCCAGCTCGTCGCACGCAACCGCCAGCTCTTCGTCGCCCAGGAGGAGGTCGCCACGCTCGCCGCCGCCCACGAGCGAGAGCGCCTCGCCCGCGACGTCCACGACGTCGTCGGCCACTCGCTCACCGTCGTCAGCGTCAAGGCAGAGCTTGCGGCGCGGCTGCTGCGGGAGGACCCCGACCGAGCGGCCGCCGAGCTCGCCGACATCCAGCGGCTCACGCGTTCGGCGCTCGCGGACGTGCGGAGCATGGTGACCGGAGCGCGGCCCGTCACGCTACCCGGCGAGCTCGCGGCCGCTCGTGCCGCGTTCGACGCTGCGGGTATCGAGGCTGCGCTGCCCGGCACTGTCGACACCGTGCCGCCCGCCCGCCAGGAGCTGTTCGCGTGGGCGCTGCGCGAGGCGACCACCAACGTGCTGCGGCACTCGCTCGCGCGCCGCGTGGTCGTCGCCCTCGGCCAGGACTCGATCATCGTCGACGACGACGGGCGCGGCCCCGATGCCGGCGCGCTGGCGGACGGCAGCGGACTGCGGGGGCTCGGCGAACGGTCGAGGGCCGCGGGCGCGACGCTCTCGGCGGGGCGCGGCCCGCTCGGCGGCTTCCGCATCGCCGTGAGGTTCGGGTCCGCGCAGACGGATGGGAGGATCGCCCCGTGA
- a CDS encoding MFS transporter: MSDITTTLPFSVPRRTWLSLSVLLLGVAMALLDTTIVNVALPTIRESLSASESTLSWIISGYALAFGLALIPAGRIGDRFGHAWMFIGGLACFTLASLWCGLATGPTSLIVARVVQGLAGGAFFPAVTALIQLMFPGPLRGRAFAVMGATIGFSTALGPIVGGLLIEAFGTGDGWRTIFFVNLPFGVVAVTAAIWLLPRVVAGSQARGVDVLGLVLLAGSLVAILVPLIQGEDAGWPLWTWLSIAGGVVLLAVFGLWEVAVTRRGGTPLVPPRLFAHGHFTGGVILALVYFAAFTSIFFTISILWQAGLGHTALESGLVSIPFAIGSIIGASQSDRLSARLGRTVLVVGTGMVALGLVAVWVILRTVDAADLTHWILLPPLLVAGIGSGMFIAPNAQFIVATVDRSEAGAASGVVGTAQRVGSAAGIAVIGSVLFGSLDFPQGRPTPAVVADVFTHAAATAMVVSAALAVLAFALVFALPKQVTH, encoded by the coding sequence ATGTCTGACATCACGACGACGCTGCCCTTCAGCGTCCCCCGGCGCACCTGGCTCTCGCTGTCGGTGCTGCTGCTCGGCGTCGCGATGGCGCTGCTCGACACGACCATCGTCAACGTCGCGCTGCCGACCATCCGCGAGAGCCTCTCCGCCTCGGAGTCCACGCTCTCGTGGATCATCTCGGGCTACGCGCTCGCGTTCGGGCTCGCGCTCATCCCCGCCGGGCGGATCGGCGACAGGTTCGGGCACGCGTGGATGTTCATCGGCGGCCTGGCGTGCTTCACGCTCGCGAGCCTGTGGTGCGGCCTGGCGACCGGCCCGACGTCGCTCATCGTGGCCCGCGTCGTCCAGGGCCTCGCCGGAGGCGCGTTCTTCCCCGCCGTCACGGCGCTCATCCAGCTCATGTTCCCCGGACCGCTGCGCGGACGCGCCTTCGCCGTCATGGGCGCCACCATCGGCTTCTCGACGGCGCTCGGGCCGATCGTCGGCGGCCTGCTCATCGAGGCGTTCGGCACGGGCGACGGCTGGCGCACCATCTTCTTCGTCAACCTGCCGTTCGGCGTGGTCGCCGTCACCGCAGCGATCTGGCTGCTGCCGCGCGTGGTCGCCGGGTCGCAGGCACGCGGCGTCGACGTGCTCGGGCTCGTGCTGCTGGCCGGCTCGCTCGTCGCGATCCTGGTGCCGCTCATCCAGGGCGAGGACGCCGGCTGGCCCCTGTGGACGTGGCTATCGATCGCGGGCGGAGTCGTGCTGCTCGCCGTCTTCGGACTGTGGGAGGTCGCCGTCACCCGGCGCGGTGGCACCCCGCTCGTGCCGCCGCGACTGTTCGCCCACGGGCACTTCACCGGCGGCGTGATCCTCGCGCTGGTCTACTTTGCGGCGTTCACCAGCATCTTCTTCACCATCTCGATCCTGTGGCAGGCCGGGCTCGGGCACACCGCGCTGGAGTCCGGCCTCGTGTCGATCCCGTTCGCGATCGGGTCCATCATCGGCGCCTCGCAGAGCGACCGGCTCTCAGCCCGCCTGGGCCGCACCGTGCTCGTCGTCGGCACGGGCATGGTGGCCCTCGGGCTCGTCGCGGTGTGGGTCATCCTGCGCACCGTGGACGCCGCGGATCTCACGCACTGGATCCTGCTGCCCCCGCTCCTCGTGGCGGGCATCGGCTCGGGCATGTTCATCGCGCCCAACGCCCAGTTCATCGTCGCGACCGTCGACAGGTCCGAGGCGGGGGCGGCGTCGGGCGTCGTCGGGACGGCGCAGCGCGTCGGGTCCGCGGCCGGCATCGCCGTCATCGGCTCGGTGCTCTTCGGCTCGCTCGACTTCCCGCAGGGCCGGCCCACGCCCGCCGTGGTCGCCGACGTCTTCACCCACGCGGCGGCGACGGCGATGGTCGTCTCCGCGGCGCTGGCGGTGCTGGCGTTCGCCCTGGTGTTCGCCCTCCCGAAGCAGGTCACGCACTGA
- a CDS encoding ABC transporter permease, with protein sequence MSTTLDQAATHPALTDVPGPRAARGIGALVNARYLRIELRRMLRNRRSLIFSLVMPPVFFLIFGTNAAYRTVPAGAHANVVAYVAVSMALYGAMLAAVAGGASVSVERAQGWTRHLRLTPLRPAAYVVTKLGAALALGAVSVALTLVVAAFAHAQMTAGAWAGCALLAWGGSVVFAAFGLFMGYLLPTENVMQILGPATALLSFAGGLFVPLDKGSLFYDIARFTPTYGLAELVRWPLGGDFSWTALVNVAAWAAIFGIGAAWRFRRDTARV encoded by the coding sequence ATGAGCACGACCCTCGATCAAGCCGCCACCCACCCGGCCCTCACGGACGTTCCGGGGCCGCGCGCGGCGCGCGGGATCGGCGCGCTGGTCAACGCTCGCTACCTGCGCATCGAGCTGCGCCGCATGCTCCGCAACCGGCGTTCGCTGATCTTCTCGCTCGTCATGCCACCCGTCTTCTTCCTCATCTTCGGCACCAACGCCGCCTACCGGACGGTCCCGGCCGGGGCGCACGCCAACGTCGTGGCCTACGTGGCCGTCTCGATGGCGCTGTACGGGGCCATGCTCGCGGCCGTCGCGGGCGGCGCGAGCGTCTCCGTCGAGCGAGCGCAGGGCTGGACCCGGCACCTGCGGCTCACGCCGCTGCGCCCCGCCGCCTACGTCGTCACCAAGCTCGGGGCCGCGCTCGCGCTCGGTGCGGTGTCCGTCGCGCTGACCCTCGTCGTCGCCGCGTTCGCGCACGCGCAGATGACCGCCGGAGCCTGGGCCGGCTGCGCTCTGCTCGCCTGGGGCGGTTCCGTCGTGTTCGCCGCGTTCGGCCTGTTCATGGGCTACCTGCTCCCCACCGAGAACGTCATGCAGATCCTCGGGCCCGCCACCGCGCTGCTGTCCTTCGCGGGCGGGCTGTTCGTTCCCCTCGACAAGGGGTCGCTCTTCTACGACATCGCCCGGTTCACCCCCACCTACGGGCTCGCCGAGCTCGTGCGCTGGCCGCTCGGCGGCGACTTCTCGTGGACGGCGTTGGTCAACGTCGCAGCGTGGGCCGCGATCTTCGGCATCGGCGCCGCGTGGCGGTTCCGCCGCGACACCGCGCGTGTCTGA
- a CDS encoding PadR family transcriptional regulator has translation MSTVRLFVLDSLVRHGPMHGHQMRALADQEHVDDWTDITVGSLYGALKRLEAEGLLVAVRTEREGNYPPRRVLDITETGRAALAELHAAALAVVGLRPDPVDYALARPQLDQLDDLESVLTDRLAELRAQLTAHTAHLAAVDQYLTVAERLTLTHTTDRLTAEVVFHERMLAAAPAIVADERTRKDPHV, from the coding sequence GTGTCCACGGTTCGCCTCTTCGTGCTCGACTCGCTCGTGCGCCACGGCCCCATGCACGGCCACCAGATGCGCGCCCTCGCCGACCAGGAGCACGTCGACGACTGGACGGACATCACCGTCGGGTCGCTCTACGGCGCGCTCAAGCGCCTGGAGGCCGAGGGCCTGCTCGTCGCCGTCCGCACCGAACGCGAGGGCAACTACCCGCCCCGGCGCGTGCTCGACATCACCGAGACCGGGCGCGCCGCGCTCGCCGAGCTGCACGCGGCGGCGCTCGCCGTCGTCGGGCTGCGGCCCGACCCCGTGGACTACGCCCTCGCCCGCCCCCAGCTCGACCAGCTCGACGACCTCGAGTCGGTGCTGACCGACCGGCTCGCCGAGCTCCGCGCGCAGCTCACCGCGCACACGGCTCACCTCGCCGCGGTCGACCAGTACCTCACCGTGGCCGAGCGCCTCACCCTCACGCACACGACCGACCGGCTGACCGCCGAGGTCGTCTTCCACGAGCGCATGCTCGCCGCCGCCCCCGCGATCGTCGCCGACGAGCGCACCCGGAAGGACCCCCATGTCTGA
- a CDS encoding amino acid ABC transporter ATP-binding protein, protein MTAQRPPVLELRDVWCAFGDHEVLRGIDLAVHRHEVVVLVGPSGSGKSTLLRTANLLEHVDDGQILLTGEDITDPRVDADAVRARVGTVFQAYNLFPHLSVLDNVTLASRVVHKRPRAEAEAHGRELLAGIGLGAKADAYPDMLSGGQQQRVAIVRAIAADPELLLLDEITSALDPELVGEVLDLVRSLKDRGATILMATHEMAFARDVADRVVFLDQGRVLEQGPAREFFADPRETRTREFLARFRAV, encoded by the coding sequence ATGACCGCGCAGCGCCCGCCCGTCCTGGAGCTGCGCGACGTGTGGTGCGCCTTCGGCGACCACGAGGTGCTGCGCGGCATCGACCTGGCGGTCCATCGTCACGAGGTCGTCGTCCTGGTCGGGCCGAGCGGCTCGGGCAAGTCGACGCTGCTGCGCACCGCCAACCTCCTCGAGCACGTCGACGACGGTCAGATCCTGCTGACGGGCGAGGACATCACCGACCCGCGCGTCGACGCCGACGCCGTCCGTGCGCGTGTCGGCACGGTGTTCCAGGCGTACAACCTGTTCCCGCACCTGTCGGTGCTCGACAACGTGACGCTCGCCTCGCGCGTGGTGCACAAGCGCCCCCGGGCCGAGGCCGAGGCGCACGGCCGTGAGCTGCTGGCCGGGATCGGCCTGGGCGCCAAGGCCGACGCGTACCCCGACATGCTCTCGGGCGGCCAGCAGCAGCGCGTCGCGATCGTGCGGGCCATCGCGGCCGACCCCGAGCTCCTGCTGCTCGACGAGATCACGTCGGCGCTCGACCCCGAGCTGGTCGGCGAGGTCCTCGACCTGGTGCGCTCGCTCAAGGACCGCGGGGCGACCATCCTCATGGCGACGCACGAGATGGCGTTCGCGCGCGACGTCGCCGACCGCGTCGTGTTCCTCGACCAGGGGCGCGTGCTGGAGCAGGGCCCGGCCCGGGAGTTCTTCGCAGACCCGCGCGAGACGCGCACGCGCGAGTTCCTCGCGAGGTTCCGCGCGGTGTAG
- a CDS encoding amino acid ABC transporter permease encodes MPPRTPSALELDRRVYRTRQGYRSVAVSLVSTAVFAAVVVWALRAAPGWPRVVDSFFDLQAARRSFPAVLTGLWLNLRVLLVAAVGVLVVSLLVATARTLRGAVFFPLRALAAGYTDLFRGMPLIIVLYLVGFGVPGLRFFPRMDAAFWGTIALVLVYSAYVAEVWRAGIEAVHPSQRLAARGLGLTHGQTLRRVVLPQAVRKVAPALMNDFVAMQKDVGLISVLGAVDAVRAAQIETSRYYDFTPYVVAGLLFVLLALPVIRLTDWYTARLRRREQVGGFV; translated from the coding sequence ATGCCGCCGCGGACGCCGTCGGCGCTGGAGCTGGACCGGCGCGTCTACCGCACGCGGCAGGGCTACCGTTCGGTCGCCGTGAGCCTGGTCAGCACGGCGGTGTTCGCGGCGGTCGTGGTCTGGGCGCTGCGCGCGGCTCCGGGCTGGCCGCGCGTCGTCGACTCGTTCTTCGACCTCCAGGCGGCGCGTCGTTCGTTCCCGGCCGTCCTGACGGGCCTGTGGCTCAACCTGCGCGTGCTGCTCGTCGCGGCGGTCGGCGTCCTCGTGGTGTCGCTGCTGGTCGCGACCGCGCGCACGTTGCGCGGGGCGGTGTTCTTCCCGCTGCGCGCCCTGGCCGCCGGGTACACCGACCTGTTCCGCGGGATGCCGCTCATCATCGTGCTCTACCTCGTCGGGTTCGGGGTGCCGGGGCTGCGGTTCTTCCCGCGCATGGACGCCGCGTTCTGGGGCACGATCGCGCTCGTGCTGGTCTACTCGGCCTACGTCGCGGAGGTGTGGCGGGCCGGCATCGAGGCGGTGCACCCGTCGCAGCGGCTCGCCGCCCGGGGGCTCGGGCTCACGCACGGGCAGACGTTGCGGAGGGTGGTGCTGCCGCAGGCCGTGCGCAAGGTCGCGCCGGCGCTCATGAACGACTTCGTCGCGATGCAGAAGGACGTCGGGCTCATCTCGGTGCTCGGCGCCGTCGACGCCGTGCGTGCGGCCCAGATCGAGACGTCTCGCTACTACGACTTCACGCCCTACGTCGTGGCGGGCCTGCTGTTCGTCCTGCTCGCGCTCCCGGTCATCCGGCTGACCGACTGGTACACGGCGCGGCTTCGGCGGCGCGAGCAGGTGGGAGGGTTCGTATGA
- a CDS encoding metal ABC transporter solute-binding protein, Zn/Mn family — protein sequence MHLRRTAALAATAVLVPLALTGCATTPSADDADGRVQVLASFYPLQFVAEQVGGDLVDVQNLTPPAADPHDLELSPARSREIGQADVVVFLSGFQPAVDDAIAQRQPENVVDAADHVTLLSASVTGGDQAHSHDHEADEADHAHDDAEADHDHEADTGATDDHADHDHATDDHDHATDDHDHATDEAATDEAATDDHATDGDATDDHAADDHADHDDMSGNDPHFWLDPTLLAQLADPVADALTKADPGSAETFAANAAALRDRLADLDQELAEGLAPFKGATLITNHTAFGYLAQRYGLEQVGITGLDHNTEPSPARLREIGQIARDHNVSTLFYETLVSPRVVQTLASDQGLKSAVLDTLEGLNQQSLDAGDDFISIMQRNLQILQEGLVAP from the coding sequence ATGCACCTGCGACGTACCGCTGCCCTGGCGGCCACTGCCGTCCTCGTCCCGCTCGCCCTGACGGGCTGCGCCACGACCCCGAGCGCCGACGACGCCGACGGGCGCGTCCAGGTGCTCGCCTCGTTCTACCCGCTGCAGTTCGTCGCCGAGCAGGTGGGCGGCGACCTCGTCGACGTCCAGAACCTCACGCCGCCCGCGGCCGACCCGCACGACCTCGAGCTCTCCCCCGCCCGCTCCCGCGAGATCGGCCAGGCCGACGTCGTCGTGTTCCTGTCCGGCTTCCAGCCCGCCGTCGACGACGCGATCGCACAGCGCCAGCCCGAGAACGTCGTCGACGCCGCCGACCACGTGACGCTCCTGTCGGCGTCCGTCACGGGCGGGGACCAGGCCCACAGCCACGACCACGAGGCGGACGAGGCGGACCACGCACACGACGACGCCGAGGCCGATCACGACCACGAGGCGGACACCGGCGCGACGGACGACCACGCCGACCACGACCACGCGACGGACGACCACGACCACGCGACGGACGACCACGACCACGCGACGGACGAGGCCGCGACGGACGAGGCCGCGACCGACGACCACGCGACGGACGGCGACGCAACCGACGACCACGCGGCCGACGACCACGCCGACCACGACGACATGTCCGGCAACGACCCGCACTTCTGGCTCGACCCGACGCTGCTCGCCCAGCTCGCCGACCCCGTCGCCGACGCGCTCACCAAGGCCGACCCCGGCAGCGCCGAGACGTTCGCCGCCAACGCCGCCGCCCTCCGGGACCGGCTCGCCGACCTCGACCAGGAGCTCGCGGAGGGCCTGGCCCCGTTCAAGGGCGCGACGCTCATCACGAACCACACCGCGTTCGGATACCTCGCACAGCGCTATGGTCTGGAGCAGGTCGGCATCACCGGCCTCGACCACAACACCGAGCCGTCACCGGCCCGCCTGCGTGAGATCGGTCAGATCGCGCGCGACCACAACGTCTCGACGCTGTTCTACGAGACACTGGTGAGCCCGCGCGTGGTGCAGACCCTCGCGTCGGACCAGGGACTGAAGTCCGCCGTCCTCGACACGCTGGAGGGCCTGAACCAGCAGAGCCTCGACGCGGGCGACGATTTCATCTCGATCATGCAGCGCAACCTCCAGATCCTCCAGGAAGGACTCGTGGCCCCGTGA
- a CDS encoding transporter substrate-binding domain-containing protein has translation MRRPLLTAVLAVVAVLGASACSSGSGPEAAPATGDARYVTAGKLTIATAEPAYSPWVENDDPASGEGFEAAVAYAVADRLGFARDDVVWTRTTFDEAIAPGPKDFDLNLQQFSITDERRNAVDFSTPYYETTQVAITVEGSPAASATTLADLKPLRIGAQTGTTSLDAVDASIAPDGGAQVFNTNDDAKLALQNGTIDALVVDLPTAFYLVGAELDGGTILGQLPDSAGGDQFGIVLEKDSPLTADVSAAVDALRADGTLDELARTWLGGEGAAPVLH, from the coding sequence ATGCGCCGTCCCCTCCTCACCGCCGTCCTCGCCGTCGTCGCCGTCCTGGGAGCGTCCGCGTGCTCGTCGGGCTCCGGCCCCGAGGCCGCCCCGGCGACCGGCGACGCCCGCTACGTCACGGCGGGCAAGCTCACGATCGCGACCGCCGAGCCCGCCTACTCGCCGTGGGTGGAGAACGACGACCCGGCCTCGGGCGAGGGGTTCGAGGCCGCCGTCGCCTACGCCGTCGCCGACCGGCTCGGGTTCGCCCGCGACGACGTCGTGTGGACGCGCACCACCTTCGACGAGGCGATCGCGCCGGGCCCCAAGGACTTCGACCTCAACCTTCAGCAGTTCTCCATCACGGACGAACGCCGCAACGCCGTCGACTTCTCGACGCCGTACTACGAGACGACCCAGGTGGCCATCACCGTCGAGGGCTCCCCCGCGGCGTCGGCCACCACGCTCGCGGACCTCAAGCCGCTGCGGATCGGGGCGCAGACCGGCACCACGAGCCTCGACGCGGTCGACGCGTCGATCGCGCCCGACGGCGGCGCCCAGGTCTTCAACACCAACGACGACGCCAAGCTCGCGCTCCAGAACGGCACGATCGACGCGCTCGTCGTCGACCTGCCGACGGCGTTCTACCTGGTCGGAGCCGAGCTCGACGGCGGCACGATCCTGGGCCAGCTCCCGGACTCGGCGGGCGGCGACCAGTTCGGCATCGTGCTCGAGAAGGACTCGCCGCTGACCGCCGACGTCTCGGCGGCCGTCGACGCCCTGCGCGCCGACGGCACGCTCGACGAGCTGGCGCGCACGTGGCTCGGCGGCGAGGGCGCCGCACCGGTGCTCCACTGA